In the Mytilus trossulus isolate FHL-02 chromosome 1, PNRI_Mtr1.1.1.hap1, whole genome shotgun sequence genome, one interval contains:
- the LOC134696111 gene encoding uncharacterized protein LOC134696111 codes for MCHSKSESLHFYKYLCLKIGSDEIIRARRLLYLCSDLRTFKSGPQITSGSKAEGLQLKGSDLDLMFLNPKFVVYETEKDYVQNDKRIVLIMDTEDTPSCFTHLRIRLCANCKCSCLCLTQILQQHRGETLFSSELYKLHALNTMTCFMDPRLNKIHGPCLSDGNDEIDVAHCIKCDKWVSQSQSWIYRPRSIWPSPELISKITSCGVLFVPIGYKGSINENLQWRISFSVAEKILIHSFSHTQFLCYALLKILLKEIVERNHDLKGLLCSYFLKTLMFWISEEIETSFWRPDNIIPCFMACLQRLIYSIDYSTLLHYFIPENNLLYLRFNRKNRNTLINILKNCYQTGFQMFSSSETLHDYIRFPCEIIRSVCENTTLVKTILEYEFPRNEPPNINIVAMHTLLRHCKTELSRCLLAWSIAIAYQRIPLTLPHINNPNNKQQYRFYQHALSQLLVGLHSDVISGWLKLASFFYVHKKYLTSIDIINHTLSKCSDKSLVPNITLERTQNLKLISQVTSLMIPFVTFEKRSSVIPIELEFDVRNMVIFSKSIPCAYFLRFLCCYHLQDLRSCYSCRSQLFTTIIEDHILSNGEHNDTTLLISVGIACQMLGETDKAKNYFRFAAERDEYNITSAAFRLRQLW; via the coding sequence ATGTGTCACAGTAAAAGTGAATCCttgcatttttataaatatttatgtctGAAGATAGGATCAGATGAAATTATAAGAGCTAGACGACTACTGTATTTATGTAGTGACTTGAGAACATTTAAATCAGGTCCTCAAATAACAAGTGGAAGTAAGGCAGAAGGACTACAGCTTAAAGGTAGTGATCTTGATTTGATGTTCCTTAATCCTAAATTTGTAGTTTATGAAACAGAAAAAGATTATGTCCAGAATGATAAGAGGATTGTATTAATCATGGATACTGAGGACACACCTTCGTGTTTTACACATCTACGCATACGGCTATGTGCCAATTGTAAATGTTCATGTCTTTGTTTAACTCAAATTCTACAACAACACAGAGGAGAAACACTTTTTTCAAGTGAGCTTTACAAATTACACGCACTAAATACAATGACCTGTTTTATGGATCCAAGACTAAATAAAATTCATGGTCCTTGCTTATCAGACGGTAATGATGAAATCGATGTTGCACACTGTATAAAATGTGATAAGTGGGTTTCCCAATCTCAATCTTGGATCTATAGACCGCGTTCAATATGGCCTTCACCTgaacttatttcaaaaataacttCATGCGGAGTTCTGTTTGTTCCAATTGGATACAAAGGGTCTATAAATGAGAATCTTCAGTGGCGCATATCATTTTCTGTAGCAGAAAAAATACTGATACATTCCTTCAGTCATACCCAATTTCTATGCTATGCTTTGCTGAAGATTTTATTGAAAGAAATAGTAGAAAGAAACCATGATTTAAAGGGTTTATTGTGTTCATACTTTTTAAAGACCCTTATGTTTTGGATTTCTGAGGAAATTGAAACATCATTCTGGAGACCAGACAATATCATTCCATGTTTTATGGCATGCCTTCAAAGATTGATATACTCTATAGATTATTCAACATTGTTACATTATTTCATTCCTGAAAATAATTTGCTGTATTTAAGATTTAACAGAAAAAACAGGAACACATTAATCAACATCCTCAAAAATTGTTATCAAACAGGATTTCAGATGTTTTCATCATCGGAAACTTTGCATGATTACATAAGATTTCCGTGTGAAATAATAAGATCCGTTTGTGAAAATACTACATTAGTTAAAACAATATTAGAATACGAGTTTCCTCGAAATGAGCCACCAAATATAAATATCGTAGCCATGCATACTTTGCTGCGTCATTGTAAAACAGAATTATCTAGATGTTTATTAGCATGGTCAATAGCAATTGCATATCAAAGAATACCTCTAACACTACCACATATAAATAAcccaaacaataaacaacaatacaGATTCTACCAACATGCCCTCAGCCAGTTGTTGGTTGGATTACATTCAGATGTAATATCAGGTTGGCTGAAATTGGCCTCTTTCTTCTATgttcacaaaaaatatttaacatcaaTAGATATCATAAATCACACGTTGTCTAAATGTTCAGATAAATCATTAGTTCCGAATATTACATTGGAACGGACACAGAACCTGAAGCTTATATCACAGGTGACGTCACTAATGATTCCATTTGTCACATTTGAAAAACGATCATCAGTCATCCCAATTGAACTGGAGTTTGATGTCCGGAATATGGTAATTTTCTCTAAATCCATACCATGTGCATATTTCCTTCGTTTTCTGTGTTGTTACCATCTCCAGGACTTGAGATCATGTTATTCTTGTAGATCTCAGCTATTTACGACAATTATTGAGGACCATATTCTATCAAATGGAGAACACAATGACACTACCTTACTCATTTCAGTTGGAATAGCTTGTCAGATGTTAGGTGAGACTGATAAAGCTAAAAACTATTTTCGATTTGCTGCAGAGAGAGATGAGTATAACATAACAAGTGCTGCGTTCAGACTGCGTCAACTCTGGTGA